Within Actinosynnema pretiosum, the genomic segment TCGCGGATGCCGCCGGACAGCTCGACCCTCACGTCCAGCTCGCCGACGACCCGCGCGATCAGCTCGCGGTTGCCCCCGCGCCCGAACGCGGCGTCCAGGTCGACCAGGTGCACCCACTCGGCCCCGTCGCGCTGCCAGGCGAGCGCGGCGTCGAGCGGGGTGCCGTAGGCGGTCTCGGTACCGGCCTCGCCCTGGACGAGGCGGACGGCCTGGCCGTCGACGACGTCGACGGCGGGGAGCAGCGTGAAGGTCACGCCGTTCAGCCTAGTGGGCGGTCCCGCGCCCCGGAGCCCGCCCTGCGGCTCAGAACGACTTGAGCCAGTTCTCCAGCAGGCGCGCGCCCGCGTCCCCGGACTTCTCCGGGTGGAACTGGGTGGCCCACAGGGGGCCGTTCTCGACGGCGGCGACGAACCGGTCGCCCCCGTGCTCGGCCCAGGTCACCAGCGGCGGGCGCAGGTGCTCGGCGGGCTGGAGCTCCCAGGTGCGGACGCCGTAGGAGTGCACGAAGTAGAAGCGGGTGTCCTCGGCCTGCCCGGCGAAGAGCTGGGAGCCCTCGGGGGTCTGCACCGTGTTCCAGCCCATGTGCGGGACGATCGGGGCCCGGAGGCGCTCGACGGTGCCGGGCCACTCGCCGCAGCCCTCGGTCTCCACGTCGTGCTCGATGCCCCGCTCGAACAGGATCTGCATCCCGACGCAGATGCCCAGCACCGGCCTGCCGCCCGCGAGGCGCTGGCCGATGAGCCTGCCGCCGCGCACGGCGTTCAGGCCCGCGACGCACGCCGCGTAGGCGCCCACGCCGGGGACCACCAGCCCGTCCGCGTCCAGCACCGCCTTGGGGTCGGCGGTCACCTCCACGTCGGCGCCGACGCGCT encodes:
- the hisH gene encoding imidazole glycerol phosphate synthase subunit HisH is translated as MARVVVLDYGSGNLRSAERALQRVGADVEVTADPKAVLDADGLVVPGVGAYAACVAGLNAVRGGRLIGQRLAGGRPVLGICVGMQILFERGIEHDVETEGCGEWPGTVERLRAPIVPHMGWNTVQTPEGSQLFAGQAEDTRFYFVHSYGVRTWELQPAEHLRPPLVTWAEHGGDRFVAAVENGPLWATQFHPEKSGDAGARLLENWLKSF